A genomic segment from Daphnia pulex isolate KAP4 chromosome 5, ASM2113471v1 encodes:
- the LOC124193352 gene encoding uncharacterized protein LOC124193352 isoform X2: MEKDTELNDIQKNEDSLEHEPENESEYLSRCEGAELAIEASCSQQHHEYSDFNDNLKMGNAHDNRIAGSDQEVGGSLLNKLPMLKSNLLNDSEELNKKKRKIHCTKPENKKRVIKRKENELKKILCPYMIVNSKRPRKLCLPGDGREHGIVFACLYRLLQCHFTLAPNTNDLNEDKCEELGIPYENFLPFIELMNIIKDIPVPAIVSRTGQLHLLPPSLGSLVGYRGLDLHQDYLQTSSRQFETSQKNTTITELDENEANALEGPSEHSETVSNGVEVEEPITSGSKEPEDKSYPRHKTDEIPLGEKNADSLLLTRLMTLFFWPGIMSCMPVPDLTKEHQTPEAAGVYPESPPPKNKNKVPGKRQTKIKRKEMLQQLSLKRYGKSKALNKTIISTTSVEDSNNTVGSTGANGEISEAAAMPSASTGPASEADKFIIPVSPAKKAKRTPAKPKEVPLSDRVTRNLKKL, encoded by the exons atggaaaaagataCAGAATTGAACGatattcagaaaaatgaagatTCCCTTGAACATGAACCAGAAAATGAATCGGAGTACTTGTCCCGct gTGAAGGTGCTGAACTTGCAATCGAAGCAAGTTGCTCTCAGCAACATCATGAATATTCAGACTTCAACGACAATCTAAAGATGGGAAATGCCCATG ACAACAGAATCGCAGGTTCAGATCAGGAAGTCGGTGGTTCTTTGTTGAACAAGCTCCCAATGTTGAAGTCCAATTTGCTCAACGACTCTGAAgaactgaataaaaaaaaacgaaagataCACTGCACCAagcctgaaaataaaaaaagagtgattaagaggaaagaaaacgaactGAAAAAAATCCTGTGTCCCTATATGATTGTGAATTCAAAACGTCCAAGGA AGCTGTGTCTTCCGGGAGATGGACGTGAACATGGTATTGTTTTTGCCTGCTTGTACCGTTTATTGCAATGCCATTTCACACTTGCGCCGAACACCAACGATCTAAACGAGGACAAATGCGAAGAACTTGGCATTCCTTACGAAAACTTTTTACCTTTCATAGAACTGATGAATATAATCAAAGATATCCCTGTACCTGCCATCGTTTCGCGAACTGGACAGTTGCATCTCCTTCCCCCTTCACTAGGATCGTTGGTTGGATATCGAGGACTTGATCTTCACCAAGATTACTTACAAACAAGTAGCCGTCAATTTGAAACGTCACAGAAAAATACTACAATTACAGAACTGGATGAAAATGAGGCTAATGCATTGGAAGGTCCTAGCGAGCATTCCGAAACGGTGTCTAACGGTGTGGAAGTTGAAGAACCGATCACATCAGGAAGTAAGGAACCGGAAGACAAGTCATATCCTCGCCATAAAACGGATGAAATACCTTTGGGTGAAAAAAACGCAGATAGTCTGCTTCTAACGCGGTTGATGACGCTTTTCTTCTGGCCTGGAATTATGAGCTGCATGCC CGTTCCAGACCTGACTAAAGAGCATCAAACACCGGAAGCGGCTGGAGTCTATCCTGAATCGCCGCCTCcgaagaataagaacaaagtTCCTGG aaaaaggcaaactaaaatcaaaaggaaggAGATGCTGCAACAATTATCCTTGAAACGTTATGGGAAATCCAAGGCATTAAATAAAACCATAATTTCAACAACGAGCGTGGAGGATTCGAATAATACAGTGGGTTCAACCGGTGCGAATGGGGAGATTTCGGAAGCAGCAGCGATGCCTTCAGCAAGTACTGGGCCAGCAAGCGAAGCAGATAAATTCATAATTCCCGTGTCACCCGCCAAGAAAGCAAAGAGAACTCCGGCCAAGCCAAAAGAAGTTCCACTAAGCGACCGAGTAACtcgtaatttaaaaaaactgtga
- the LOC124193352 gene encoding uncharacterized protein LOC124193352 isoform X1 codes for MEKDTELNDIQKNEDSLEHEPENESEYLSRCEGAELAIEASCSQQHHEYSDFNDNLKMGNAHGSAVVSIEQESDYLIHCKYLQPKDNRIAGSDQEVGGSLLNKLPMLKSNLLNDSEELNKKKRKIHCTKPENKKRVIKRKENELKKILCPYMIVNSKRPRKLCLPGDGREHGIVFACLYRLLQCHFTLAPNTNDLNEDKCEELGIPYENFLPFIELMNIIKDIPVPAIVSRTGQLHLLPPSLGSLVGYRGLDLHQDYLQTSSRQFETSQKNTTITELDENEANALEGPSEHSETVSNGVEVEEPITSGSKEPEDKSYPRHKTDEIPLGEKNADSLLLTRLMTLFFWPGIMSCMPVPDLTKEHQTPEAAGVYPESPPPKNKNKVPGKRQTKIKRKEMLQQLSLKRYGKSKALNKTIISTTSVEDSNNTVGSTGANGEISEAAAMPSASTGPASEADKFIIPVSPAKKAKRTPAKPKEVPLSDRVTRNLKKL; via the exons atggaaaaagataCAGAATTGAACGatattcagaaaaatgaagatTCCCTTGAACATGAACCAGAAAATGAATCGGAGTACTTGTCCCGct gTGAAGGTGCTGAACTTGCAATCGAAGCAAGTTGCTCTCAGCAACATCATGAATATTCAGACTTCAACGACAATCTAAAGATGGGAAATGCCCATGGTAGTGCTGTTGTCAGTATAGAACAAGAATCAGATTACCTAATCCACTGTAAATACTTGCAACCAAAAGACAACAGAATCGCAGGTTCAGATCAGGAAGTCGGTGGTTCTTTGTTGAACAAGCTCCCAATGTTGAAGTCCAATTTGCTCAACGACTCTGAAgaactgaataaaaaaaaacgaaagataCACTGCACCAagcctgaaaataaaaaaagagtgattaagaggaaagaaaacgaactGAAAAAAATCCTGTGTCCCTATATGATTGTGAATTCAAAACGTCCAAGGA AGCTGTGTCTTCCGGGAGATGGACGTGAACATGGTATTGTTTTTGCCTGCTTGTACCGTTTATTGCAATGCCATTTCACACTTGCGCCGAACACCAACGATCTAAACGAGGACAAATGCGAAGAACTTGGCATTCCTTACGAAAACTTTTTACCTTTCATAGAACTGATGAATATAATCAAAGATATCCCTGTACCTGCCATCGTTTCGCGAACTGGACAGTTGCATCTCCTTCCCCCTTCACTAGGATCGTTGGTTGGATATCGAGGACTTGATCTTCACCAAGATTACTTACAAACAAGTAGCCGTCAATTTGAAACGTCACAGAAAAATACTACAATTACAGAACTGGATGAAAATGAGGCTAATGCATTGGAAGGTCCTAGCGAGCATTCCGAAACGGTGTCTAACGGTGTGGAAGTTGAAGAACCGATCACATCAGGAAGTAAGGAACCGGAAGACAAGTCATATCCTCGCCATAAAACGGATGAAATACCTTTGGGTGAAAAAAACGCAGATAGTCTGCTTCTAACGCGGTTGATGACGCTTTTCTTCTGGCCTGGAATTATGAGCTGCATGCC CGTTCCAGACCTGACTAAAGAGCATCAAACACCGGAAGCGGCTGGAGTCTATCCTGAATCGCCGCCTCcgaagaataagaacaaagtTCCTGG aaaaaggcaaactaaaatcaaaaggaaggAGATGCTGCAACAATTATCCTTGAAACGTTATGGGAAATCCAAGGCATTAAATAAAACCATAATTTCAACAACGAGCGTGGAGGATTCGAATAATACAGTGGGTTCAACCGGTGCGAATGGGGAGATTTCGGAAGCAGCAGCGATGCCTTCAGCAAGTACTGGGCCAGCAAGCGAAGCAGATAAATTCATAATTCCCGTGTCACCCGCCAAGAAAGCAAAGAGAACTCCGGCCAAGCCAAAAGAAGTTCCACTAAGCGACCGAGTAACtcgtaatttaaaaaaactgtga